From a single Dendropsophus ebraccatus isolate aDenEbr1 chromosome 8, aDenEbr1.pat, whole genome shotgun sequence genomic region:
- the LOC138800124 gene encoding buccalin-like, translating into MATSLIPSGDTRTPSKMGPTYYHFSGAPGRMDLTYHFSGAPSKMGPTYYHFSGAPGRMGPTYYHFSGALGRMDLTYYHFSGALGRMDLTHYHFSGAPGRMGRTYYHFSGAPGKMGHTYYHFSGAPSKMGPTYYHFSGAPGRMGRTYYHFSGAPSKMGPTYYHFSGALGRMDLAYYHFSGAPGRMDLTYYHFSGAPGKMGHTYYHFSGAPSKMGPTYYHFSGAPGRMGRTYYHFSGAPDRMGHTYYYFSGAPGRMGHTSYHFSGAPGRMGYTYYYFSGAPSKMGPTYYHFSGAPGRMGRTYYHFSGAPGRMGYTYYYFSGAPGRMGPTYYHFSGAPGRMGRTYYHFSGAPGRMGRTYYHFSGAPDRMGHTYYYFSGAPGRMGHTSYHFSGAPGRMGHTSYHFSGAPGRMDLTHYHFSGAPGRMGLTYYHFSGAPGRMGRTYYHFSGAPGRMDLTHYHFSGAPGRMGHTSYHFSGAPGRMGHTYYHFSGAPGRMGLTYYHFSGAPGRMGLTHYHFSGAHGRMGLTYYHFSGAPGRMGRTYYHFSGAPGRMGRTSYHFSRAPHLLLN; encoded by the coding sequence ATGGCCACCTCACTCATTCCCAGTGGTGATACAAGAACTCCCAGCAAGATGGGGCCCACCTACTATCACTTCTCCGGGGCTCCCGGCAGGATGGACCTCACCTATCACTTCTCCGGGGCTCCCAGCAAGATGGGGCCCACCTACTATCACTTCTCCGGGGCTCCCGGCAGGATGGGGCCCACCTACTATCACTTCTCCGGGGCTCTCGGCAGGATGGACCTCACCTACTATCACTTCTCCGGGGCTCTCGGCAGGATGGACCTCACCCACTATCACTTCTCCGGGGCTCCCGGCAGGATGGGGCGCACCTACTATCACTTCTCCGGGGCTCCCGGCAAGATGGGGCACACCTACTATCACTTCTCCGGGGCTCCCAGCAAGATGGGGCCCACCTACTATCACTTCTCTGGGGCTCCTGGCAGGATGGGGCGCACCTACTATCACTTCTCCGGGGCTCCCAGCAAGATGGGGCCCACCTACTATCACTTCTCCGGGGCTCTCGGCAGGATGGACCTCGCCTACTATCACTTCTCCGGGGCTCCCGGCAGGATGGACCTCACCTACTATCACTTCTCCGGGGCTCCCGGCAAGATGGGGCACACCTACTATCACTTCTCCGGGGCTCCCAGCAAGATGGGGCCCACCTACTATCACTTCTCCGGGGCTCCTGGCAGGATGGGGCGCACCTACTATCACTTCTCTGGGGCTCCCGACAGGATGGGGCACACCTACTATTACTTCTCCGGGGCTCCCGGCAGGATGGGGCACACCTCCTATCACTTCTCCGGGGCTCCCGGCAGGATGGGGTACACCTACTATTACTTCTCCGGGGCTCCCAGCAAGATGGGGCCCACCTACTATCACTTCTCCGGGGCTCCTGGCAGGATGGGGCGCACCTACTATCACTTCTCTGGGGCTCCCGGCAGGATGGGGTACACCTACTATTACTTCTCCGGGGCTCCCGGCAGGATGGGGCCCACCTACTATCACTTCTCCGGGGCTCCTGGCAGGATGGGGCGCACCTACTATCACTTCTCTGGGGCTCCTGGCAGGATGGGGCGCACCTACTATCACTTCTCTGGGGCTCCCGACAGGATGGGGCACACCTACTATTACTTCTCCGGGGCTCCCGGCAGGATGGGGCACACCTCCTATCACTTCTCCGGGGCTCCCGGCAGGATGGGGCACACCTCCTATCACTTCTCCGGGGCTCCCGGCAGGATGGACCTCACCCACTATCACTTCTCCGGGGCTCCCGGCAGGATGGGCCTCACCTACTATCACTTCTCCGGGGCTCCCGGCAGGATGGGGCGCACCTACTATCACTTCTCCGGGGCTCCCGGCAGGATGGACCTCACCCACTATCACTTCTCCGGGGCTCCCGGCAGGATGGGGCACACCTCCTATCACTTCTCCGGGGCTCCCGGCAGGATGGGGCACACCTACTATCACTTCTCCGGGGCTCCCGGCAGGATGGGCCTCACCTACTATCACTTCTCCGGGGCTCCCGGCAGGATGGGCCTCACCCACTATCACTTCTCCGGGGCTCACGGCAGGATGGGCCTCACCTACTATCACTTCTCCGGGGCTCCCGGCAGGATGGGGCGCACCTACTATCACTTCTCTGGGGCTCCCGGCAGGATGGGGCGCACCTCCTATCACTTCTCCAGGGCTCCTCATCTGTTACTGAACTAA